CAAAAAAGACTCTGAGAAATTTTTGCATAATAGAAAACAAAAGTACAATTTAATTTGATAAAAATTGAACGATGAATGAAAAGTAACAGATATTTTTAAGTAAAAATAAAAACTGCAACTATAAACCTAATAATTTTATCCTCCGTTGGATGCATGAGATATTTTCCGTAACAGTATGATCTGGATCATATTTTGTGATATAAACACTTGTTATATTTGGCCCATCGAAATTTCATATTTCTGACAAATTACAGTATAACCTTCCGATGATTCGGGAGGTTTTTTGTTTTTATATTAAGCTATAAGTTACAACCTCAATAAATTCAGAGATTGAGCAAATTCAACAAAATGTCCGCTAAAAAATAGAAAGTAAAGTTGAAAAGTCCATTGAAATTTACAATATTGAGAACCGAATACCTTACAAGCTATTAAAGTCAGTGGTAACACAGATGTTCACATAAGCACAAAAATTTCTCAGTGAGACCGTATAAAAAAGAAAACGTATTTAAAAGGAAGAAATAGTAGCGCTAGAATTAAAATAGGGTTTTTTCCTCACGATTTTGGGATTTACAATTTTAATTTTGCTGAATATAAAAACGAAATAAATGAAAACATCACAAAAAGGAATAAATCTGATTGTATCATTTGAAGGCTTCAGCGCTAAGCCTTATCTGGATTCTGCAGGAATTCCGACAATAGGGTATGGTAACACTTACTATCCGGGAGGAAAGAAAGTAACCATGAAAGATACTGCAATCAGTAAAGAAAAAGGAGTAGAATTATTCGCTGCAGTCCTGCCAACTTATGAAAAGATAGTGAACTCAAAAGTGAGAATAGCACTTAATCAGAATCAGTTTGATGCTTTAGTTTCTCATGCTTATAATACCGGAGGATCTGAGACTCTGTTTTCTCTCATCAATAAAAGAGCAGCAGATTTAGAAATCAGAAATTGGTTTACTACGAGATACATTACCGCTGGAGGAAAAGTTTTAAATGGTCTTATCCGAAGAAGAAAGGCTGAAGCTGATCTGTTTTTCACGAAATAAATAATCCCCCATTGTTAGGTGGGAATTATTTATTAGCTAAAAAAGCCGTTAGATTCCAGACTCAATCATTATGGTTTCCCGTAGAGTTATGACTACAGTCATATCCGTAAATTCCTGTTTGCATTATATTTGAAGATTGAATAATTCAAATTAGTTGAAAAGAGACATTTTTTTACCTCCTAATGCATAGGAGGTTTTTTGTTTGGAAAGTATTAAATATATAAGTAGCCCCACCAGGGATCGAACCTGGATCTAAAGTTTAGGAAACTTTTATTCTATCCATTGAACTATGAGGCCTGGTTTGGGTAATAAAATTACAAACTATTTGATGTGATACAAGCGTGGGAGATTTAACCACAGATTGCACAGATGTTTGAGAATTTTTTTATTGTGCCGTTTTGTGTCTTTGACATATAGTAAAGTTACGAAAATGCTTCTATAAAAGAGCTGTAGGATAAAAGAATCTGCCCTTTAGAGGCAGATCCAGTAGATAAATACATCTCATTTTTTTAATTAGACAACAATAAAAAGCACAGCCGACAATGCTGTGCTTAAATTTTTATTTCAAATTTAATTGCAATTTCAATAGTAGTAAGAAAAGCAAATAAAGTTTCCACTTCGATTTTTATTACATAGTAAATGTAGTAATAATTTTAATACGAAATATGAATTTAATGTTAAAATTCACAAGTTATCCACAATTTGTTGTGGATAACTTTGCAGCTAGTTTAAAATCCAGGTTTTTGCTGCCTCAATATCCATATCCTGTCCTTCTTTCGGTTCTACAGGAATGTCCGGATCTATCTTTCCGTAATAGACTTTTTCATTACGGTCCATTTCGTAAGAAGTAGCCAGGGCAAGGCTTTTACCATCACTTAAAGGATAAGGTCTGTTTGCTGAAGTATATCCTGCTGAAGGCTGTCCAATTAATTTTACATTGTTCTTCCCAATAAAAGCAATGGTAGTAGCTTCTCCGGAGCTTGCTGTACTTGGACCAATCAGCACTGCTATTTTTGACTGACCGCTCTTAAGCTCATAGGGTTCCTCAATTTTATGCGGACCAAACTTTCTGTTTTTATAGATCCATGGACTCTTTTTACCATTGTAGACAAAATACCCCAGTGTTCCTTCACCTATAAGGCTGCCAAGTCCACTGATCATAGGGTACATATTTCCTCCGGTGTTGGTTCTCAGGTCTACAATCCAGCCTTTAATCGTATTTTCAGAGTCCAGCTTTTTAATCATATTATGAATCTGTAAGGCAAAAGCATCCCCAACTTCTGTATTTAAAGAAGCAAAACCGGGAACTGAAACATATCCGATGTTTTGATCGATCAGTCTGGAATCAGGCCTTGCATCATTAGTATTGGCAATTTT
The window above is part of the Chryseobacterium sp. MA9 genome. Proteins encoded here:
- a CDS encoding lysozyme, which codes for MKTSQKGINLIVSFEGFSAKPYLDSAGIPTIGYGNTYYPGGKKVTMKDTAISKEKGVELFAAVLPTYEKIVNSKVRIALNQNQFDALVSHAYNTGGSETLFSLINKRAADLEIRNWFTTRYITAGGKVLNGLIRRRKAEADLFFTK